AGCACATCTGTTAAATCAGCCAGGACTGTAGAAGGAACCTCTACTCTTACTCCAATATCAACTGGATTGTTCAATGTCTTTAGTCCCAATAATTGAGCTTCGGTTGTTAACCATTCAGCACCAACTCTTCCTGGTGCTGCAATTACGTATTTTCCGATAATTTCTTGGTCTTTAATTGTTTTTATACCTATCACTCTATGATCTTTTACTAGCAATCCTTTTACTTCTGTATCAGTCCTAATATCAACATTCTTTTTCTGAAGTTGTTCCCTCATTTTTTCTATTATCTTTGCGCAATTCTCAGTTCCAAGATGACGAAGTTTATCTGGGATTAATTTTAATCCAGCCAGAGTTGCTTTTCTTCTGATTTCCTCGACTTTATCCTCATCTGCCCCAAAAAGAGTCTTTGGTGCACCAAATTTTAACCAAATCTTATCAACATATTGTATGAGTTCTGAAAGCTTCTCATCTCCAAGATACTCATTGAGCCAGCCTCCTATCTTATTGGACAAAGTCAATTTTCCATCACTAAAAGCTCCTGAGCCACCCCAACCGCTCAATAAAAAGCAAGGATTACAACGCACACATTCCATACCTCTACTGGCCGGACATTTACGCTTCCCTATTGATGGGCCTCTATCTAACATTAAAATTCGTAAGTCAGTATTATTAGATAATTCTAAAGCTGAGAATATCCCGGCTGGACCACACCCAATTATTATTACGTCGAAAGTCAATTAACCTTAACTCCATAAAAGAACCAAGGGAATATCAAATGAATGCTAATATAAAAATAACTATTGAAAATCAGTAGTTCAAAATAATAGAACGTAAGCTACACTATATTATAGGATTTTTACATAAAAGCATGTATTCTAAGAAAAAAATAAAAAAAAGTAAGAAGTGGTTTTTATTAAATTTACTTTTTGGTTATACCAATTATTGCCTTAACTGCTAGAATAATAGCGGCTGGAGCTACGAATGCAGCAATATTGTTCAAAATTGCATTGATAATGGTTCCTAAGGGAGCAATTACTTGATCTATTACCAAGAAAATTCCGCCACCATTAGCAACTAACAAAGCGATTGCAGCCATTAGAAATGTCGAGGCTTCTTTGGTTGTTATTGTTGTCAATCCAACTATGATACCAAGAATTACCATTACTAGCGTAACCCATCCAAGAGCTGTACCACCGCCCATGCCTGCCGCAAGACCAGCTAAAATTGCTATTATTATAAAAGCAATGAAGGCCCATTCACCAATTTTTGCTTTCATTTTTATTATACACCAATCCTAAAATTCTATTCTTACTATTTAACAAATATATAACTTTCCTTTATAGACCTATGCATTAAAATAATATTCTCATGTGATTTGATTTAGTTTGTTGAGACCTATAATTGGAATTATATCTTTAAATTCCCAATTTTCCCTAAGAAAGTACCATCTAACATATATACGTCAGCCTTATACATCTCTATGCTTCTAGACCTTAAAATGGGGCCAAAATATACGTTTTCTCTATCAGGTTGCTTATTTATATTAACAGGTTGACCGCCCAGCAGTCCATTGAATGATGGAATAATTATGAACTCAGAAAAAGAATCCTTACTCAAAAATGAATCTAAGAATTCCCTAGATTTACCACTAACATTTTTTCCTAAAGAATTTGCAAGCTTACGAATACTGCATTCAGCTTTAATCCAGACTTGCCTAGTTATTCTAAATCCAAAATCATCTCTCAGAGTAATTACTGGATGCAGATGTCCCATGATTAAGTGCTTACACTTCAACAATTCAACTGATGGCCAAGCATGTCCATGAAAAACACCAACATCATTTAATAGAGTATCACCCTTTGGACTCGTAATTTTAGCGGTCCGTGGAATTAAAGCTTCAAGATTGCCATCATGATTTCCAGGAATTATCTTTATGTCAGTCACAAATTTAGATATTTTTTCAAAGAAATCAGGCACGTCGTGCCATTCGCTCAATTCAATTCCTGAGACAGTATGCTTGACATCGCCTAGAAGAACCAAAGTTGTTGGCTTATAAGAGATAAGTAATTTAACTGTCTTCTCAATCATTTTAGGTGTTTGAGAAGGAACATGTATGCCTCGAGATGAAAGTGATACTTCCCAACCAATATGAAGATCACTAATTATTAGAATTTTTTCAGATTTTTTCTCAAGAATAAGAGCTGGAAAGGATGGAATTGGTGTTAAATTGATTGATATTAGGTATTACGCCCCCAAAAATGTATGGCAACACATTAAATAAAGAATTAATAATTTCAATTCTATCTAATTACATCATTTCAAAAGGTAATTTCAAAGGCTTTCGAGATTCTAGATGCAAAATGTCATTAAGAAAGAAAGAGTCATCAGTCCTTTATGAAATATGTGCCGAATTGGACTCTAAAGGTAAGATATCAAAAAATGAGAATATTAAATCCTTGCAGATTTTTGGAAATAGATTCAAAGAAGCAATTAATCTGGTTAATAAAAGAAGAGTAAAGAAATATATCTTTAAACCAAGCAAAAGGGCTATTTGGATTGTGCATGGAAGAATGAAGGAATATCAAATCTTTCCTGAAACTAACTTCTGTAATTGTGATGATTATTATTTTAGAGTTATGAAATCGGAAAAAGAATTATGTTATCACCTAATTGCGCAAAAGATAGCTGAAGCCTTAGATAAATATGATTCAGAAGAATTGTCTGATAAAGACTATAGTCTTATAACTAAAAAATTTAGAGTAACATAGAGATTTGCTTAAATCTATATTCGAAATATTTAATGTTTAGAAAAAGCTATTGGAGGGTTGTAAATGATTTCTGAAGAAATTTTTGAGTTTTTAAAAATGTTTCTCGTGATATCGGGCGTAACAACATTGCTCTTAATATTTGTTAACATAGCATATGAAAAAACTGGGGAATAGAATAATCGATCATATTTTTCAATCTATCAAATCTTTATTACTATTCTACGCGGGGGTTCCCAAGCCAGGTCAAAGGGGCGAGGTTCAGGTCCTCGTGGCATAGGCCTTCGTGGGTTCGAATCCCACCCTCCGCATCTTGGAACCTTTAAATTAATGAAATCCAATTCGTAAAAAAGATTATAGATTATTATTTTAAAATAAGCATATATTGATGTTAAAGAGAAGTTGAAACATCCTGCCTAGTAAAACATATATTTAATTCATAATTTCTTTGCGTTGCAGTCCTAGAGATGATTAAAGAGATGGAAGATTTTCAAGATTTAATCGTTAATCTTATTGAAGCAAGTAATAATCATGAAAGATACAGAGATGAAGAATGTATAAATCTTATTGCAAGTGAAGGATTGAAATCCCCAGCTGTAAAAGATATGCTTAGACTATCCATGGATTTAGAAACAAGATATGCTGAGGGTGAAAATGATATTCAAGGTCATGTTAAAGCAAGACATTATCAAGGTCAAAAGTATATGGTAGAAATTGAGGATCTAGCTACAGACATGATAAAGAATTTATTCAATTGTAATTGGGCAGATCTGCGTTTAGTATCTGGTACACATGCAAATCTTGCTACATTTAAAGGATTATCCTTAGTTACCGAAAACAACAAAATGGTTGTGACACCAGTAAGCTGTGGAGCACATATTTCACATGACTATGCCGGATTGTCAGGCCAAGTTTTAGGGTTAGAAAACATTGATCATGCTTATAATATGGAAGATATGAGTATTGATCCAGACAAGTCAGCTGAGATTATTAGGGCATCTAAACCAGGCATAGTGACTTTTGGAGGAAGTTTATTTCTTTTTCCACATCCAGTAAAGGAATTAAAAGAAATTGCAGAAGATGTTGGAGCATTCATAGTCTATGATGCAGCTCATGTTTTGGGTCTTATTGCAGGAGGTGCATTCCAAGATCCTTTGAGAGAAGGAGCTGATTTCATTACTTCATCAACTCATAAGACATTTCCTGGTCCTCAAGGTGGAGTCATACTTTCAGATGTGCGAAATGAAAGAGTTGAGAAAGCTGTAGAATCTGTCCAATACGCAGTCTTTCCATTAAGCACTTCCAATACCCATTTAGGAAGGTTGCCTGCCTTAGGCATAGCTTCTCTAGAATTGAAACTTTTTGGAAATAAACTAGCTAAAGAAATTATTAAAAACGCTCAAGCTGCAGGTCAATATTTGTATGAAAATGGAATTAAAGTTCTTGGTGAGTCTAAAGGCTTTACCATGTCACATCAGTTAGCTATTGATGTTCGTGAATTCGGTGGCGGCAAGAAGATGGCCAAAAAAATTGAGGATGCAAATATTATTTTAAATAAAAATCTTTTGCCATACGATGATCAAAGTAATCGTGATAGCCCTTCTGGTCTTAGAATTGGCTTCCAAGACATAACTAGGCGAGGTTTTGAAGATGGAGATATCAAGCACTTATGTGATCTAATCATAAGCATCATTAAAGGTAAAAGCGAACCTTCAGATGTTAAAAAAGAAGTGATTACCTTTATACGACAATTTAATCGAATTAAGTATGGATTCAATGATGTTCAAGAAGTATTAAAATACATTAAAGAAAGCAAATGAGATTAATCAAAGCTTCAATCTTTTTTCCCGAAAAATTTTAATCCAGCATTAAGAAGCTCGTATAATTCCTGTGTAGAGGTAATTCCTACAACAACCCCATCTACTTTGTCAACAAGATAATTGAAAGCTTTCATGGGTATTAACATACCTGCTGCCAAGGCCTTCATTGCAATTATTTTTTTTCCAGTTTCTCTCGCTTCAATAATAGCATTTAGAGTGGAATCAGCATTAGGCAACATGAATTCTCCAATCGAATTGATGGGAGTTAGTATAATGTCTATTTCATTTATTCCTAATACTTTGGGAATAATATTGCCTGGAGAATGTGTGGCAATACCGGTTGGAATGTCATTAAATCTTCTCTTAATAATTCTAAGAACATCAGTAAGACTTCCAGGCATATCATCTGTGAATGATCCGTGAATAATTATTGATTGAGCTCCGATCAATTCACAAAGAGTTAACTCTTCTTGAAGATTTCGGCCCTCTACAGTTGCTAAAATAAAGTTATCAATAAATGTACTTCTTATAGCTTCAGCAATAGCATGTATTATTACTGGATCACTCGGAACATGAATAGCATTTAATCCTCGTAAAATAGATTCTTGATAAAGTTGAGTAATGTTAGGAGGATTAAGATAGAATTTATTATGATATATCATCGAGCGCTCTTTAAACTGTCCAGCCCCAAAGAATGGCGAACTTCCAAATAATACTTTTGGAAATTTAACCTTACCAATTTGAAAACTATCAAGAAGATATTTCTTATAAAAACTATTTGATATCAAATCTAATTGACCTTCTAGAATATTCAAAGTCGATTTCTTTTATTAAAAAAATAATGAAACCCATAAAAGCGGAATTTTTTCATGAATGTTTTTAAATAGATAAATAAATTCCTATTAATTGATGATTCATACTATGGAAGCTCTAAAAAAGATTGAAGCTCAAGAGCTCCAAACTAAACCTATAATCATTCCATCTGATTATACCATATCAAAGATCATTGGTGTTCTAAAGGATCTTAATGCTTATGAGGTTTTTACAGTTGAACGAAACAAAATTGGAATGGTTACTATCCGGGATATTCTAAAGGTTTCTCATCTTGCGAGTGCAAAGCCCTCTTCTCTAATAAAATACCCTACAAAAATTACACCAACAACAGGCCTTAGTAAAATTACAAGAATTCTTACAGATTACCGTCTTAGAGCCCTACCAATAATGAAAGATGAAGAATTCACAGGCGTAGTCACAGATAAAAAAATATTAGAGATGCTCTTAGCAAAAAGTGATCTTAATTTTCTAATAAAATCGTTATCATCAAGTAAACTAATAACGATCACAGAAGACGATATTGTTGCCAAAGCAAGGAATCTAATGGTTGAGAATAGAGTTGATCATCTTCCAGTGATTTCACATAAGAAAGTTACTGGTATCTTGACCTCGAGTCATATAATTTTTCGTTTAATCCCAAGAGAAAGAATTGGGAGCGAGACTTTTGGAATCGAAATAAAAAAACGCTTGAGTTATCAAGTTAAAGCTTTGATGGATAGTAGACCACTTTCATGTCAAGCGCATGATAAAGCATTCAGCGTACTCGAAAAAATGCTAAAGATAGATAAGAGATATGCTCTAATAACTGTCCTAGATATGGTTCAAGGAATAATCACTATGAGAGACTTCGTTAGGCTTTTGGCGGAACCTGAGGCTAAACCAGAGATCCCGGTCTATATAATTGGTTTGCCTGAAGATCCTTTTGAAGCCGCGCTAGCAGAATCAAAATTTTTTAAAGTTGTTCAATCTTTGAAAAGAGTTTTTCCAGATATTGAAGAAGCTCGCTCAGTTATAAAAATCTCTGAGTCTGTTAAAGGTAAAGAAAGACGAAGATATGAGGTGGATATTACGATAAAGACAACTAAAGATATTTTTTCCTTTACTCACAAGGGCTGGGAATTGCCCAGCATTTATGATGAATTATCAAATAGAATCAAACGTTTACTTAGTCAGAGACGAAGAAAGACCAGAAGAAAACGTACGCGCTAACCATTATGATTGATTCGAAATAACAAAATTTCTATTACGTATAGTTCTTAATAATGAGGCAATAAAAAAAGCAATTCCTGAAATTAATATAATTGTAGCCCCTGAAGGAAGATCAAATATATAAGAAAACCAAAGGCCAGTAAAAGTGAAAAATGCTCCAAGAATCACTGCATAAAATATGATTTTCTTCATATTATGAGTGTATTGTTCACTAATCGCAGCTGGGATCGTCAATAGAGCTATAACTAATATTACTCCAACAATCCTGATCAGAACAACTACGGTGAGGGCTGTCAAACATAAGATAAGCAAGTAGAGCTGATTTACAGGCACACCAACTATAGAAGCAAACTCTTCATCAAAGGAGATGGCTAATAGTTCTTTATACAAAGCAAATACCAGTCCAATTATAACTATATCTAAAATAGCCATCAACATCAGATCGGAACGAGGTACAGTTAGGATGTTACCAAATAGGTAGCTGAAAAGGTCAGGAGCATAACCTGGGGTCAGACTAATAAATAAAATTCCTAAAGCCATTCCCAAAGACCAAAGAATAGCTATAGCGGTGTCTTCTCGTTTTGCAGCTTTCTTGCTAATGATACCAATACCCATAGCTGAGGTGATCGAAAAGAGTACTGCTCCAAGAATAGGATTGATCCCCAGATAGTACCCAAGTCCTATCCCACCAAAAGAAGCATGTGAAATTCCACCACTAATAAAAACAATCCTCTTAATTACGATATAAGATCCAACTACACCACAGGCTACACTTGCCAACAAACCAGCAATCAAAGCATTTCTCATGAATTCGTATTGAAGTGCTTCTATCATTTCTACTCACTTGTGTTCCTTGACGACTCGATGTGGAATTCCATGAGCTATCATTTCTACAGGGCATTTATAGGTCTCAGACCAGATTTCTGGTGTAATTTCTTTAGTTCCCTGATAAAATAATTTCCGATTCAGACATGCAATTTTATCTACATATACCGAAACTGCAGAAATGTCATGAGTAACTAATATGATGGTAATTTTTTTCTTTAATTCATTTAAAAATTCCCAAAATTTCGTGTCTAATTCCTTATCAACGCTTGCAGTCGGCTCATCAAGAAGTAACATCTTGGGTTCTGAGGCCAGAGCTCTTGCAATAAATACTCGCTGCCTTTCTCCACCTGATAGCTTTCCTATAGCCTCATCTTTAAACCTAATCATATTCACTTTTTCTAAAGTTTCTTTGACAATTTCCTTATCTTGATAATTATAATTTTTGAAAAGATTATTGTGACCAAGTCTACCTGTTGCTACAACATCCCATACCGTTGCCGGAAATTCCAAGTCGAATCTTCTAATCTGAGGAACATATCCGATATGTTTCCTAGTTTTTTTGGGATGGTCTCCGAATACTTTGACTTCTCCTTTATTAGGTTTAATCAGACCTAAAACGACTTTTAATAGAGTTGTTTTGCCTCCTCCATTAGGTCCGATAATACCTAGAAAGTCATTTTCTTTAACAATTAGATTTATGCCTTCAAGTATGCTTTTATCCTCATAATGTACCCAAATGTCTTTAAGTTCAACAACAGGATTCATATCTAATTCAAACTTCTGGCGATCTCATCAGATATTTTCGTGAGCGTACTGATATAATCTTTTTCTAATGGACTTACAAGAACTACCGTTCCACCTATCTCACCAGCTATGGTTTCAGCGATATCAGTCTGAAATTCGGGAGTGGCAAATATTACCTTAATATTGTTTTCTTTTGCTTGATCTATAAGATAGGCTATTCCCTCAGGATTAGGTTCTTTACCTTCCTCTTCTATTGGAATCTGTTCCAGCTCATAATCCTTTGCAAAGTATCCCCAGGTAGGATGATATACCATAAACTTTCTAACCTTCAATCCAGAGAAGGAATTGGATAATTTTCTATCGGTCTCTTCTAGATCATTTATATAAGCATCTTTATTTTGGGCGTAATATTTTTTGTTACTAGGATCTAATTCAATAAGTCCATTACATATATTCTCAACCATGATCTTCGCATTGCGTGGAGACGTCCATATGTGAGGGTCTCTTCCAAAGTTTTGATTTTCATACATTTCGAGTTCGTGTTCATTATATTGACTTGTAATACCAATCAGTTCGATACTTTTGCTGCAATCAATAATTATCATATCAGGATTAGTAGCAATTATTTTATCCATCCAAGTTAGTTCAAATTCTATTCCAGAACCGACTTTTGCATAAATTTTTGCTTTTGCAACTTTTTGCATTTGACTTGGGGTGGGCTCATATGTATGCGGGCTTGCACCAGGAGGAACTAAAATAACAACAGATACTTTGTCTGCTCCAATCTTTTCTACAAACTCAGCTTGAGGTACTATAGTAACAATGACTCCGATTTTTTTGTCAGGTTCTGTTATCGATTCTTGGCTTGGATAGAAATAAAATACACTAACTGCAATTAGACATATGAATGACACACATAAAATCGCATAGCTTACACTATTCAAATCAATAACCGTCTAATCTTGGAACTATTATTAACATTTAAGTATTTTGTTAATAATTTTTATTGATCTCTTTAAATATAAGTTATTAATATGTTCAAAGTGATCCTTATGCCAATAATTAGCATGTCATTGAATGAAAAAATGGTATCTGAATTAGATAAAATTCAGAATGAAATGGGATTTTCAGGAAGATCTGAAGTAATTAGAGCAGGAATTAGAATGCTAATTTCGGATATGCGAGAAAAAGAGACTCTAATTGGCAGATTGAAAGGTGTTCTTCTATTAATTCATAAACATGAAGCAGAAGATTTCGTAAACAAAACCAAACATAAATTCTTAGATATAATATATACTCAACTTCATAATCGATTGAAAGATGACAAGTGTCTAGAATTATTCATCTTAGATGGTGAAGCAGAGAGAGCAAAGCATTTAATACAACTATTCCAGAAAAACGAGAATATAGAATATGCGAAGTTATTAGTAACTTGATTTATGCGTAATAATTTAAATTGAGTTAAAATGACCTTTGAGATCTCCAGTGAATTGAAAAGCTGGCGCGCGCAAATTGAAGCTAAGTAAATCTGGAATAATTACCATAGAGTATATAACGAAATTCTGTGGTGGAAAAGGAGAGCTGAATTAAATCTTTCTGCAAAATGCGACATATTTATTCTTTTATTACACTTAATTTTCCATATCTTCCTACGTTTAACTGTGTTTCTCCTCTAAATGAAGTTACATAACCATTCTCAATCTTGACTTTATCGTTAACTCCTACTTTATCAATATCTTCATTCCATAATGATAATTTAATTGTCCCAGAATCATCTTCAAAAGCTGCATTCGCTACTCTACTTGCTGCACCAAACTTTGTCATTACTTCTCTAGCTTCACCTACTTCTGTAATCTTTCCTTCAATATCGATATTTCTCATTCCTGTTTTGAGTTCGCTAACCTTCGTTTTTTAAACCTCCTTTACAAGAAATATTTTCATCAAAGTATAAAAGAATTCTAAAATTTCAATTTTAAATACGCGCTACAAAGTTCATTCTTTAACTAAAATTTTTACATCTGTGTAATTCTGAATTGGTCTTCCCTCATCGAGTTCTAAATCAACTTGAATATTTAGATTTTCTATATGACAGGTCTTCTTCACTATTTCTGAATTGGTATCAATAATTTGCGCGAATTCATTTTTTGTGGAAACGATTAATTCATGTAAAGGAACCTTCAACGACATTTGCCTTTCGGATTTAATCTTGCGAACTTCAGAAATTATTGCCTGGATCAGATCGCCATTCTTTTCTGAGGCTTCATCAATTAATTCTTCCTTTATTGAAGGCCATCCAGAATTATGCACGCTTTGAATTTCTGAATCTCTGTTGAGAAATTCAAATATATTCTCAGATATATGAGGGCATACAGGCGTTAGAATTTTTATGATATTGAGAGTTGTATTGTAAAGGACATATTGTGCTGCTATTCGGCTGGCATTATTTTCATTTGAATAAAGTCTATACTTAATAGCTTCAATATATTGATCACAAAAAATATGCCAGGTAAAATTCCTAATCGAGTCTAAGACAACATTGAATTGAAAAGAATCATAAGCGTCAGTTGTTTTCCTAATCAATTTTTGCAGTTTACTCATAATCCATCTATCAATGAGCTCAAGCTTCACATCTTCTTTTTCAAAATCCTGTAAATTCAAAATAACGAATCTAGATGCATTCCAGAGTTTTGTGAGAAATTTTTTTCCATACTCTACTTCACCCCAATTGAAAGGCAAATCATAACCGGTAACTGCGCCTCCTGCAGCCCACTGACGCAAAGAATCCGCCCCGTACTTTTCGACAGCTTCTCCTGCTTCAACGTAATTACCATAGGACTTATGCATCATTCTACCGTCTTCGCCTCTTACCATTCCGTTGACTAATACTGTTTTATATGGAGCAATTCCAAACAGCGCAAGATTCTTTACCATCAAATAATAGTCCCAAGTTCGTATTATATCGTAACCATTTGGTTGCAAATCTGCTGGGAATAACCGCTTGAAGGATTCCATATCCTTAGGCCATCCGGCGTGAACTGTGCATGTTAAAGAAGAATCCATCCAAGTATCCATCACAGAATTCTCGCCAGCAAATTCACCAGAACCGCATTTTGCACATTCTTTAATCTTAGGTTTTTCAAATCTTGGATCAATTGGAAGCCAATCTTTCTCTGCTATTATTAGATCTCTGCATTTTTTACAATACCAGATCGGTATAGGAGTAGCGAATATTCTTTGTCTTGAAATAACCCAATCCCAATCAAGTGATTTTGCCCAATCTATCATTCTTTTCTTTGCAAATTCTGGAACCCAATTTATCTTTTCTGACCAAGCTAAAACATCAGAAAGCATTTCTCGTGTTTTCATGAACCATTGATCTCTTGATATAATCTCTACTGGAGTATGACAACGCCAACAAGTACCGATACTCTGAGTTAATTTATCAATTTTCTCAACAAGTTTTTTTGATTCAAGGTCCTTCATTATTGATGATTTGCAATCTTCTGCTGAGAGGTTATGATACTTTCCTGCCTCTTCAGTCATTTTTCCATCTTCGCTAAGAATTTTGATTACAGGAAGTTTGTGTTTATTTTGCCATTTTACATCGGTTTTATCTCCAAAAGTACAGATCATAACAACTCCAGTACCAAAGTCAGGGTCCACATCCTCATCAGATATTATGGGAACCGTCCTACCATAAATTGGAATTTCTGCTTTTTTCCCGACAAAATTTGCATATCGTTTATCTGATGGATTGATAGCCACTGCCACACATGCTGCAAGTAACTCTGGTCTGGTTGTGGCTATTAGCAGTTTTTTTTCATTACTCTTGAATCTAATATAAATCAGGCTACTCTTTCTCTCAATATACTCAACTTCGGCTTCAGCAATAGCTGTTTCACAACGAGGACACCAATTTACTGGATGCTCACCTCGATAAATAAGTCCTTTTTCATAAAGCATAACAAAAGCTAGTTGTGAAGCATAGCTATAATCTGGGTCCATAGTTGTATATTCCAAAGTCCAATCTATTGAGAAGCCTAAAGTCTTCATACTCTTTTTCATTCTATTTATATAATCTTTTGTGAGTTTTACGCAAATTTCCTTGAAATCAGAAGCTGGAAGATCTTTTTTCTTTATTTTATAAGTAGTCTCTGCTCTCACTTCAGTTGGAAGGCCATGACAATCCCAACCTTGAGGGAAATGCACATTATAATTCTGCATTCTTTTGAACCGAGCAACAAAATCAAAGTAACACCAATTCAAGGCGTTTCCCATATGGAACTCGCCACTAGGATAGGGGGGTGGTGTGTCGATACTATAAGTTGGCCTTTGTTTGTCTTTTCTATCATACTTGAAAATCTGATTTTTTTCCCAAATATCCTGCCATTTCTCTTCATTTTCCTTAGGCGCATAAGCTTTGGGCATGGATTCTATCAGATTTCTTTTTTCAATGTTTGATTTACTCAAGCAGAATTTACTCCCCAAAATAAAGAGTATCAGCAGAATCATATTTCTGTAATATTAAAGACATAATACTTTTACTGCAAAACAGAAATTGTGTTTCTTTTAAAGGTCTTGATTTGGAATTATAAAAATCTCTCCAGAGAGGTGGTATCATCAGATATTTTTATCTTTTTTCCCACCTCTAAACGCATACTGTCATAAGCTGCCA
This region of Candidatus Bathyarchaeota archaeon genomic DNA includes:
- a CDS encoding valine--tRNA ligase, translated to MSKSNIEKRNLIESMPKAYAPKENEEKWQDIWEKNQIFKYDRKDKQRPTYSIDTPPPYPSGEFHMGNALNWCYFDFVARFKRMQNYNVHFPQGWDCHGLPTEVRAETTYKIKKKDLPASDFKEICVKLTKDYINRMKKSMKTLGFSIDWTLEYTTMDPDYSYASQLAFVMLYEKGLIYRGEHPVNWCPRCETAIAEAEVEYIERKSSLIYIRFKSNEKKLLIATTRPELLAACVAVAINPSDKRYANFVGKKAEIPIYGRTVPIISDEDVDPDFGTGVVMICTFGDKTDVKWQNKHKLPVIKILSEDGKMTEEAGKYHNLSAEDCKSSIMKDLESKKLVEKIDKLTQSIGTCWRCHTPVEIISRDQWFMKTREMLSDVLAWSEKINWVPEFAKKRMIDWAKSLDWDWVISRQRIFATPIPIWYCKKCRDLIIAEKDWLPIDPRFEKPKIKECAKCGSGEFAGENSVMDTWMDSSLTCTVHAGWPKDMESFKRLFPADLQPNGYDIIRTWDYYLMVKNLALFGIAPYKTVLVNGMVRGEDGRMMHKSYGNYVEAGEAVEKYGADSLRQWAAGGAVTGYDLPFNWGEVEYGKKFLTKLWNASRFVILNLQDFEKEDVKLELIDRWIMSKLQKLIRKTTDAYDSFQFNVVLDSIRNFTWHIFCDQYIEAIKYRLYSNENNASRIAAQYVLYNTTLNIIKILTPVCPHISENIFEFLNRDSEIQSVHNSGWPSIKEELIDEASEKNGDLIQAIISEVRKIKSERQMSLKVPLHELIVSTKNEFAQIIDTNSEIVKKTCHIENLNIQVDLELDEGRPIQNYTDVKILVKE